Below is a window of Malania oleifera isolate guangnan ecotype guangnan chromosome 1, ASM2987363v1, whole genome shotgun sequence DNA.
aacatgtcattgacatacaataataagaaaataagataatcattctcaaacttattcacatatacgcagtagtcatactcacaccttttatagtcaatcttgatcatgtaaaaatcaaaccatttataccattgccttgaagACTATTTccgcccataaagagatttcttcaacttgcaaacaaaattttattttctcggTTCAATAAATCCCTCCGGCTGTatcatgtagatttgttcctccaaatCACCGTGAAAAAAtatcgtcttcacatccatttgttccaaatgaagattgcAATGAGCTACAAACCCCAACAaaattctgatagaagtatgtcggaccactggaggaaaaatctcatcataatctatcttattcttttgtgagtatccttttgccaccaactgtgcattgaatttctctccttccttttctgaaattgtctctttcttcctatatacccatttgcaacttATCGGTCTCTTGTCATCTAAAAGCTCCACAAagtcccaagttttgttcttatctagtgattccatctcctcaatcatcgctctcatccacctatctttctcttgACCGtacactgcctcttgaaatgtagttgaatcattgcaacaagtaaggaaaacattaaatattaactcttcaaatccataccttgatggatgtctgatagtgcgtctggatctccgtataggaaaaTCGTCGACTTGCTAGTTTCTCGAattagagctccctgcaaccataggaccatgatcatttatgttgccctaagcttccaacttcacctgcacaacatgttcatcactgcctcagctttctggctcctgtttgttttcttcttacttttgagtacgcttcaccatagtctTCTCATCAAATACTATATCTCTAATGAttaccaccttatttgccactgagttccacaacttgaacccctTCATATCTTCTAGATATCTCAAAAAGATGCAACAacgagacttcgggtcaagcttagacctctcctcactagacacgtggacataggttgaacacccgaataccttcaatccgaagtagtctattgcatttcccgtccaaacctcttctaccactttaccctctagtgatgtCCTTGGTAATCGATTTATCAGAAAATAAATCATACTAAATGTCTCGACCCAGAAGCTCTTCGGTAGCCCTACATTAAGCCCGATGCATCGAGCCTTATCAGCAAACGTCCAattcatccgttctgccacaccaGTTTGTTAAGTTGTTTggtgaactgtaaaatgtctcttgatgccttaCTCCGCACAAAACTCTATAAACCGAGAATCAGCATACTTGATCCCATTATACGACctcaagtatttgattctcctcctcgTCTGGTTCTCCACTTCAGTCTTCCAAATATTAAACCTGGCAAACGTAtctgatttgtgacgcatgaaatATACACAGACCTTCCGctagtaatcatcaataaaactcacataatacatatgtacaccctttgatgcaactctaactagaccccaaacatctaaatgcaCATAGTTAAGAAtacctttcgtcttgtgagtagctgaTCTAAGCTTTACCCTGTTTTGTTTTCGAAGAACACATATCCTACAGTAGTCCAActaacatgatttcaagcccttcaagagtttcctcttgtgtagttccttcatgttgtggtcccccatatgcccaaggcgcatatgccacaaaaccgTCTCATTTGATTTAGCATCCACAgttacaactccacctacaacggtagtttcCTACAATGTGTAAATATTCTCATCCAACTTCTGCACTTTCATTACAGTCAAATTACCTTTCCATAtcgtcaagactccacctttaaACTTGTAATAGAAgtcgttacaatccaaagtgccaaaagatattaaactctttcttAACTCAGGtctatgtcttacattacacaatggtCTTAAAGCACCATTAAAcatctttatctttacatttcttaTGTCAACAATCTTGTAAGAAGTATCATTACCCATAAAAATtgatccagaattcactaacttgtaagtgctgaaccactccttgttcggagtcatataataagaacatgtcgagtcaagtatccaagaatccattagattatccgaccccgctgaaactgatagaacatcaccatctgatgattttcttcttgaacaacatttatagattttgaaatcccctcatgcttttcagcatgtcccttcttccaatccggacactctaGTTTCACATGCCTCTTTTtcccgcatttataacaccgaatttccttcttcttcttggattatttttgggataatttctaactagactcattcttaaactttccttgcctcgctcattactaacctttaccacaagtccttctcctttaTCACATATcgtcaacctttgatgaaaatttaataaGGCACTAGTTACCTCTTCCAGATCAAGAGTTtattttccccacgtaagagtggtcacaagattttcgtaggtatgagttgagggtaaagaatttaacagcatcaaagttttatcatcctcatcaaacttcacatcaaccctcatcaaatcacttatgatttggttaaaagcATTTATATGTTGATCCAGACTTGATctttcaaccatcttaagccaatataaactctgattaagaaaaagtttgttattgagtgatttagacatgtaccgactttctaactttagCTAGATAGCCACTAGAGAATCCTCCTTCATCGCCCGATTgagaacttcgtcggccaaacacaaacgtattgtagacgctgcctttgctttcaagtctacccatgttgcctcatctaTTCCTTCTAGTTAAGTATCAAGCAAAgtcttagtcattccttgttgcacaagaatgtccttcacttttctctgccataaaccgaagttttCGGTACCATCAATTTGACAACGttaaatcttgcagaagacgatcttGATGTCATaacaacttggctctgatacctgGATTGAATAAATAGAATGCATAGCGAAATAAACAAGTAAATGCAAACACAACCAGAATAAGAACAACAaaaaattttacgtggttcagcaaaacctacatccacggatgTAATGACATACAAATTTTATTATGAAAACACAATATACACAATatacttctcaaaatgatcactctctacttcaatatatgcccagaataacatatatagaagttactcagaggtttccctccgttTACTAAACCACCCAaagttcaaaaatttaaaattcagaaaaactgctcgcagcctaGCACCTTTCATCGACGAGtttagggcttcatcgacgattCATAGAAGACCACTCATCGACGATAACATgctttcgtcgatgagtccagaACTCTGAGATTTTCCTGCtatcggtattttctcgtcgacgatttcagaaccttcgtcgatgagtccttgttgtcctctcgtcgacgaactcagggcattcgtcgatgatCTCCTATTATACAGCcttttcatgtttttctttcttcatttttcacTTAAGAAAAACAAAGTATAGGAGCCACAAGCAATAATAAGCGAGATCTGATCTCGCCAAAGTCACAGATCCAGTGAATTTTCAATTTGGCAATGACTTTTTCAACTTCGACGACGGTACTTTTAACGAAAGTTGCAGGTTCGatgaattttcaatttttggcGATGACTTTCTTAACTTCGGTGCTGGTGCTTTTGATGAAAGTTGCAGATCtgacaaattttcaattttggcaaCTACTTTCTCAACTTCGACGGCGGTGCTTTTAACGAAATTTGCAAATCCGGCGAATTTTCAATTTTAGAGACGACTTTCTCAACTTCGGCGACAGTACTTTTGACGAAAGTTACAGGTCCGatgaattttcaatttttggcAATGACTTTCTCAACTTCGCCGGCGATGCTTTTGACGAAAGTTACAAATCTGATGAATTTTCAATTTTGGCAACGACTTTCCCAACTTCGACGACGGTGCTTTTGACGAAAGTTGCAGATCCAACGAATTTTCAATTTTAATGATGACTTTCTCAACTTCGGCGGTGAAACTTTTAATGAAAGTTGCAGATCCGGCGCCGTGTGATTTTCCTTCAATTTTGTATCTTTGTATTTTTATACACCTAAAGGATGTATTTTTATACATGTATTTTTGTCACTTGTACTcctataaaatatatacatatatatatttatttttattttaatattatataaattgaCAAAAAAGAATTTATATAATTGATATCACTTAATGGAACTTGAGACTTTTCAGCATcaagatttcaaaaattaaacCAAAAAATGCTACCGTCCAGATAATCTGGCATCTCCCTCTCGTGTTGAGAGCCCGTGGAAGCATAAGAAATACACACAAAACAGCGTGGAAGGAACTAGACGCCACGTTGTGTAACCTATGCCTCTATcttattttcactaaaccacaaaaattaattaaaagtagaaatgaaaaaaaaaaaaaaaaaaacaaaagcctGAAAAAATAACATTTGGTTAGACTAACCTGGTGGGCCATTTGATGGACGGCAGAGCTGAAGCAAAGTGGTTTGCAAGGCATGCATGTGCGTCCACGTTAATGGTCCACCGATGGATTGGCAGCTCCTGATTGGTGAATCATCTCCCACTGTGGCAAGAAAATATCCCTCGCGGACCACACAATCCCATCCTTTCAACAACGCAACAAAAGAAGTTGCATGAGTGGAGCGCATGAGTTGTTCTGTGCCACAGAAATGTCTCTTAAGCAAGAGCTCCCAAGCTCTTCTTTCCCCCCTATTCTCTCGCCTAACAACTGAACACAGGTATTTTTTACAAGAACAAAGGGATTCAGCTTGTCTGCACCAATTAGCAGAAATGCTGAGGCTGAATGTATACTGTTCTATAGCTGCAAGCGCAAGGCAGTTCAGGACAGGACGCATCAGCTGTGGTTCATGGGTCATTTGGCATCAAGGAGCTCAGAGAGTGCCTCGTGCCGTTGCCGTCAAGGCTTCATTGAAAGACAAGACAGAAGGGGGCAGTGGCGGATTTCTTGGACGGAGCTGGGACCCTGGACAGGAAATTGAGGTTCCTTTCGAACAAAGGCCGGTATGTTTGAACATACAGATTATCTACTTCTCTGGTTCCTGCAGATATTGAAGtttgtttttagaaaaagaaagggGGGGTGAAGTGGGATATCAAGATTTCTCATTTGAATCACAAATCAAGATTATGCTAACAATTTTATACGATTATAAAAACCTGTAATATAGATTAATGAATTCAAGGTTGATTTTGTTCAAACAAAAAGGATTATTCATGAAAAGCAAGATACAGATGTTATGTTTTGAAAcacgaaattgaaattgaaattgtaAAGCAACTTAATTTTGCATTGGATTTTGTCCAAACCATGAAAGTCCAATTCCAATGGCTCAATTTCATGTTTCCACACACAACCTAATGGTTTGAAACAAGTTGAAGCCTGTTCTTGATGATTGAAATATATTATGTcgtgtgagaaaaaaaaaaaaagagaggacAATCTTCTATCAAAAACATAAAAACGAAAGTCAATCACAATTTCATACTGCCATACTGGTGATTCTGGCTTTGTAACAGGTGAATGAGTACTCCTCCCTGAGAAATGGACCATTATATTCATGGGGTGAACTGACTCCAGGAAACTTTTTCCTCCGCCTTGGAGGCCTCTGGTTGACAGCTTTCACAGTCTTGGGAGTGCCAATTGCTGCTGCAAGTTTTAATCCTTCAATGGTAAGATAAAAACAACAAAAGTTTTAAGCAAATGACCAATAGAAAAGATTTTTACTAGCTAGAGCAGTAGTCCATAATTTGACATTCCAGATCTTCAGAAGAAAATGCCTCAAGAACCATATTCACAAGATGATTGATGTTAACAGCTTCTGGAATATTCATTTGCCAAAATGCATTTTTGCACACCATATACATTGACTAACGCATCTGTTTCTAACCTTGCAGGATCCTCTCAGATGTTTCCTGGCTGCAGGGACAGGAACTCTTTTTCTAGTGTCACTAATTATCTTGAGAATTTACATGGTATCTACTAATTTATTTTACATCCATTACCAGGCTGCAAAACTGTGTTTCATGCAAAGAACTAAAGAAGATTCAACTTTCCAGAAATAATTTAACCCAACCCCATACAATTATTTACATAACAAATCATAGGAAGGCCTAATCGCTTTTAATGATAGAATATACAGGAAATGTCTTAAATCTGCATCTATTCACCATTTCAAGTTATGTATTATTCTCTTGCTAGTTGCATGTACCAATGATAAGTTCACAACGAGTACTCTAGCATCAAGCAAAGTTCCTGAGCTGGGTTACCTGGGAAGCAGACGCATGACGTTTCTAGTTTTCTAATTTGGATCTATACTTTAATAATGAGGGAATTTTCAACAATTGCATTGTTCTTGATATAACTCAAAACTGCAATAACATAAGATCACAATATGAATTCATAAGCGCCCCCCGCCCCGCCCCCCagcctttttcttttcttgtttgattACTTTGTAGTTCATGTCTACTACAAAGCTCAATCAACAAAAGAATTCATAAGCATAAGTGTAACCTTCTGCAAGAAACACAGACATGATACCATCTGGGGAAGATGAAGAGAATGTAGCTTTTCCTGAACAAGCAGATTTAGCCAAACAAAATAAATGCAACATCAAAAGTTCATGGGTCTCCCACGCCATACCAGAGTCTGGGGAGGACATG
It encodes the following:
- the LOC131152719 gene encoding protein CONSERVED IN THE GREEN LINEAGE AND DIATOMS 27, chloroplastic isoform X1; amino-acid sequence: MSCSVPQKCLLSKSSQALLSPLFSRLTTEHRYFLQEQRDSACLHQLAEMLRLNVYCSIAASARQFRTGRISCGSWVIWHQGAQRVPRAVAVKASLKDKTEGGSGGFLGRSWDPGQEIEVPFEQRPVNEYSSLRNGPLYSWGELTPGNFFLRLGGLWLTAFTVLGVPIAAASFNPSMDPLRCFLAAGTGTLFLVSLIILRIYMGWSYVGDRLLSAVIPYEESGWYDGQMWVKPPKVLARDRLLGSYKVKPVIKLLKQTLVGTGALLVTAVTLFIFATPVEDFLHNTFSGKDNLSTSNISTNSNIRKEELLKLPEEVMTDDDLAAAAAKAADGRPVYCRDRFYRALAGGQYCKWEDLLK
- the LOC131152719 gene encoding protein CONSERVED IN THE GREEN LINEAGE AND DIATOMS 27, chloroplastic isoform X2, encoding MSCSVPQKCLLSKSSQALLSPLFSRLTTEHRYFLQEQRDSACLHQLAEMLRLNVYCSIAASARQFRTGRISCGSWVIWHQGAQRVPRAVAVKASLKDKTEGGSGGFLGRSWDPGQEIEVPFEQRPVNEYSSLRNGPLYSWGELTPGNFFLRLGGLWLTAFTVLGVPIAAASFNPSMGWSYVGDRLLSAVIPYEESGWYDGQMWVKPPKVLARDRLLGSYKVKPVIKLLKQTLVGTGALLVTAVTLFIFATPVEDFLHNTFSGKDNLSTSNISTNSNIRKEELLKLPEEVMTDDDLAAAAAKAADGRPVYCRDRFYRALAGGQYCKWEDLLK